The Syngnathus typhle isolate RoL2023-S1 ecotype Sweden linkage group LG3, RoL_Styp_1.0, whole genome shotgun sequence genome window below encodes:
- the zmp:0000001082 gene encoding integrin alpha-D — MCVQLCLFLFMWTVALPVSLTFNIDTTNPKVYQGNQKDFFGYKVLQFASGSNKGILVTAPLYNNGSGAVCKPDDSQTTKCFNPQGLSFEDKELQVKHLGLSIAEDPIHSQFTVCSPYVAHECYDNSYLNSVCFKVTEDLQEITSFKPIFQECRKKTVDLVFLFDGSQSMDENDFNKNKDFILDIMNSLKNTSIKFAAVQFASSHRTVFDFIDYQNGNAEKKLRAEPHMESLTNTHQALRFVLTNLFENKHAGASSDAIKVLVLITDGDPSDEDEDANYVINTYTEKRIIRFVIGVKIISLNKVKAIASDPKDKYAYKIENYEGLTGLLENFQEHIFNIEGDNKVARAQDMNNEMSQRGFSAAFYKDTLILGSVGSNSWRGALYERQAQMETEIEDPQMQMDSYMGYSVSVGQVNGVPLYFTGAPRFEHVGQIVLFARNGNSWNVSQRINGEQIGSYFGADLCTVDVDSDGNSDFLLVGAPLFYHPQEKSEGQIYVYTLTDEMLLKREINVTQPAKGRFGTSIASLADLNGDGLRDVAVGAPLEDANAGAVYIYFGDRHQGIRSVYSQRILGREIKHGMRFFGQAINGNIDLGDDALPDIVVGSYGAAVVLRSRPIVNAIAHLSFQPKEISIDQFDCSTNTDTILPMVNLTVCFGIVETTKSKSGSTKLGLNISYMLDVDPMRQSHRGFFSQSDSKSRSLTFTYELLEKDKCFLYLIYMPKCVKDTLSPLSIKLNFSQVDSQHADVVLNADGKTQAVVEVPFERKCKKNDTCIAEIEVDFNFLTPTLLVAEESYFNMSITIANHGDDSYNTSLTMYYPPGLSYSRMAQILTQATRRTPHNCDDLEEVFDKTICGISLPVYRSRSTATFQSSFQISTNYQWNDTIAISVVAKSDNNNSTMSNLTKMLPVQYEIKMAITVKEDTTTYVNFTEEDTGPKKMFIIYKVDNPGWKAFPVNVSLSFPTKLQYNFEFENYQVFVHQNKSQCKNMTAINSEYCSPEKHCKIIECDTVMLESASSTEFVLSGDVQFSNLEARVQNKAFLERYTGDIGEVKFKSMIHLDYDQQRYVLDSSYEQETEVHVEFIISPDKLFIILTGTGFGLSLLILLTVIMYKLGCFKRKTVQYYQEQEEEAGLQMGAATQNNGCTSQPGNDVPAEEKNLLEGNQPADTETAPE, encoded by the exons ATGTGTGTTCAGCTTTGCCTCTTCCTCTTCATGTGGACTGTTG CACTCCCTGTGTCTTTGACATTTAACATTGACACCACAAACCCTAAAGTCTACCAAGGCAACCAAAAAGATTTCTTTGGGTACAAAGTGCTTCAATTCGCATCTGGCTCCAATAAGGG AATACTTGTCACCGCACCGCTTTACAATAATGGATCTGGGGCAGTATGCAAACCAGATGATAGCCAAACTACAAAGTGCTTCAACCCACAAG GACTCTCATTTGAAGACAAAGAATTACAAGTCAAGCACCTTGGACTGTCCATAGCTGAAGACCCGATACACTCGCAGTTCACT GTTTGCAGCCCTTACGTGGCTCATGAATGTTATGACAACTCCTACCTGAACAGTGTCTGCTTCAAAGTGACAGAGGATCTTCAGGAGATCACCTCTTTTAAACCGATCTTTCAAG AATGCAGAAAGAAGACTGTAGATCTCGTCTTCCTCTTTGATGGGTCACAAAGCATGGATGAGAATGACTTTAACAAGAATAAAGACTTCATATTGGACATAATGAATAGCCTCAAAAACACTTCAATCAAG TTTGCAGCAGTTCAGTTTGCCAGCTCTCACAGAACAGTCTTTGATTTTATTGACTACCAAAATggaaatgcagaaaaaaaacttaGAGCGGAACCTCATATGGAAAGCCTCACCAACACCCACCAAGCCCTCAGATTTGTATT gACAAACCTCTTTGAAAATAAACATGCTGGAGCCTCATCCGATGCAATCAAAGTTCTGGTCCTAATCACAGATGGAGATCCAAGTGACGAAGATGAAGACGCAAATTACGTTATCAACACCTATACTGAAAAACGTATCATTCGATTTGTTATTGGG GTCAAAATTATAAGCCTAAATAAAGTGAAGGCTATTGCCTCAGACCCAAAGGacaaatatgcttataaaattGAGAATTATGAAGGGCTCACAGGATTACTGGAAAACTTTCAAGAACACATATTTAACATAGAAGGAGACAACAAAGTTGCTCGGGCCCAAGACATGAACAATGAAATGTCGCAGAGGGGATTCAGTGCGGCATTCTACAAG GACACCTTGATTCTGGGTTCAGTGGGATCAAACAGCTGGCGTGGTGCTCTGTACGAACGGCAAGCTCAAATGGAGACAGAGATTGAAGATCCGCAAATGCAGATGGACTCTTACATGG GATACTCCGTTTCTGTGGGACAGGTGAATGGGGTTCCACTATATTTCACAGGTGCACCAAGATTTGAGCATGTAGGACAAATCGTACTTTTTGCGCGCAATGGGAACAGCTGGAATGTAAGCCAACGAATAAACGGGGAGCAG ATTGGTTCCTACTTTGGGGCAGACCTTTGCACTGTAGACGTGGACTCGGACGGTAACAGTGATTTTCTCCTGGTGGGAGCACCACTGTTTTACCACCCTCAGGAGAAGTCTGAGGGACAAATCTACGTCTACACGCTAACTGATGAG ATGCTGCTAAAACGTGAAATAAATGTAACCCAACCTGCCAAGGGGAGATTTGGTACCAGCATAGCCAGTCTTGCAGATCTGAATGGAGACGGGCTGCGAGATGTTGCAGTTGGGGCTCCTCTTGAGGATGCTAATGCGGGGGCAGTGTACATCTACTTTGGGGACAGACACCAAGGGATACGCAGTGTTTATAGTCAG AGAATCTTAGGGCGGGAAATAAAACACGGGATGAGATTCTTTGGGCAGGCCATAAACGGAAACATTGACCTCGGAGATGATGCTCTACCAGACATTGTTGTTGGGTCCTACggagcagctgttgtcttaAG GTCCAGGCCCATTGTTAATGCTATAGCTCATCTGTCTTTTCAGCCAAAGGAAATTAGCATTGACCAATTTGACTGCTCGACGAACACAGACACGATTTTACCCATGGTTAACTTAACAGTCTGCTTTGGAATAGTAGAAACAACAAAGAGTAAATCAG GGTCCACAAAGTTAGGACTAAACATTTCATACATGCTTGATGTGGATCCAATGAGACAATCACATCGAGGTTTCTTCAGTCAGAGTGACAGTAAATCAAGAAGTCTTACTTTCACCTATGAATTGCTGGAGAAAGACAAATGCTTCCTGTACCTCATCTACATGCCA AAATGTGTGAAAGACACACTGTCACCTCTCAGCATCAAATTAAACTTCTCCCAGGTGGACAGTCAGCATGCAGATGTTGTCCTCAATGCAGATGGCAAAACACAAGCTGTAGTCGAG GTCCCTTTTGAAAGAAAGTGTAAAAAGAATGACACCTGTATTGCTGAAATTGAAGTGGACTTCAACTTCTT GACTCCAACATTACTGGTGGCTGAAGAATCTTACTTTAACATGTCCATTACAATAGCCAATCATGGTGACGACTCATACAACACCAGCTTGACTATGTACTACCCCCCAGGCCTCTCCTACTCCAGGATGGCTCAAATTCTTACACAG GCCACAAGACGAACGCCCCACAATTGCGATGATCTGGAAGAAGTATTTGACAAAACAATATGTGGAATCAGCCTTCCTGTGTATCGCAGCAGATCAACC GCAACATTTCAGAGCTCTTTCCAAATCTCCACCAATTATCAATGGAATGACACTATTGCAATTAGTGTGGTTGCGAAAAG TGATAATAACAACTCCACCATGTCTAACCTGACCAAGATGCTTCCAGtacaatatgaaataaaaatggcaaTAACAGT aAAAGAGGACACCACCACTTATGTGAACTTCACAGAAGAGGACACAGGCCCCAAAAAGATGTTTATTATATATAAG GTGGATAACCCTGGCTGGAAAGCCTTTCCTGTGAATGTGTCTCTGAGCTTTCCAACTAAACTCCAATACaactttgaatttgaaaattaTCAAGTCTTTGTACATCAG AACAAAAGTCAGTGCAAAAACATGACTGCAATCAATTCTGAA TATTGTTCCCCAGAAAAACACTGCAAAATCATTGAGTGTGACACTGTCATGCTGGAGAGTGCATCGTCCACCGAGTTTGTATTGTCTGGAGATGTACAATTTAGCAATCTTGAGGCGCGTGTGCAG AATAAGGCATTTCTGGAAAGATATACTGGGGACATTGGAGAGGTTAAGTTCAAAAGCATGATCCACCTTGATTATGACCAACAACGATATGTACTGGATTCCTCTTATGAACAAGAG ACTGAAGTTCACGTTGAGTTCATCATTTCGCCTGATAAACTATTCATAATACTCACGGGAACTGGATTTGGACTTTCACTTTTGATTCTTCTTACCGTCATCATGTACAAG CTGGGATGTTTCAAGAGAAAAACAGTCCAGTATTATCAAGAGCAGGAAGAAGAGGCTGGCCTTCAGATGGGAGCTGCCACTCAGAACAATGGTTGTACCAGCCAGCCCGGAAATGACGTgcctgctgaagaaaaaaatcttCTTGAAGGCAACCAGCCGGCTGATACTGAGACAGCACCGGAATAA
- the LOC133151187 gene encoding sodium channel and clathrin linker 1-like, which produces YDLRTAIDKTDGMTEQQECVEGQINKKEEDVAEAQCHEENNVQPLQTLRQQEAKINDEFGNALEEQPVLDTKISTIQVPCASLDHNTYEVVNKVHGCAPVDEVLAVQKHDVVKALVKEGQKTMDLESKDKAIQQLIQEAAVRTRKEVDNVREQCNVELLQIIEELSHLQTECAIKDIQIERCKQDKKAVEKELEKMTKYRTEQHLEKINALELRCLNAERIRDDMSATLQNAQSKVKKFEIDNNEELLCSQEEIHRLQSSLAAARKEFDRISEERLQLQQENMQLRREIDELQRRTLLNQNKTKNQIMQMEQECKLKEQTFNAQILMLEERSRNLQAERMHLLAAQQRSIQRSKDEATNITKAFEARIQHLTTQMNEHKLRLRELELQLRNNQDTQ; this is translated from the exons AATGACCGAACAACAGGAATGCGTTGAAGGGCAGATTAATAAAAAG GAGGAGGATGTAGCAGAGGCTCAGTGCCATGAGGAAAACAATGTCCAACCACTTCAGACACTTAGACAGCAAGAAGCAAA AATAAATGATGAGTTCGGGAATGCGTTGGAGGAACAACCTGTCTTGGACACAAAGATCAGTACCATCCAGGTCCCATGTGCTTCCCTTGACCACAACACGTATGAGGTTGTGAACAAAGTCCACGGGTGTGCGCCGGTGGATGAGGTTTTGGCAGTCCAGAAGCATGATGTGGTTAAG GCATTGGTTAAAGAGGGGCAGAAGACAATGGATCTGGAGAGTAAAGATAAGGCCATCCAACAGTTAATCCAGGAAGCTGCTGTCCGCACCAGGAAGGAG GTAGATAATGTGCGAGAGCAGTGCAACGTTGAACTCCTGCAAATAATAGAAGAGTTGTCCCATTTGCAAACG GAGTGTGCAATCAAAGACATTCAAATCGAGAGGTGCAAGCAAGACAAAAAAGCGGTTGAGAAGGAACTGGAGAAG ATGACAAAATACCGGACAGAGCAACACCTTGAAAAGATCAATGCTCTTGAGCTGAGATGCCTAAATGCAGAGAGGATAAGAGACGACATGAGCGCCACTCTGCAAAATGCTCAAAGCAAAGTAAAAAAGTTTGAaattga CAACAATGAAGAGCTGCTGTGCAGTCAGGAGGAAATACATCGTCTGCAGAGCAGTTTGGCCGCAGCTCGGAAGGAGTTTGACCGTATCAGTGAGGAGCGACTCCAGCTGCAACAGGAGAACATGCAACTCCGCAGGGAGATTGATGAACTTCAGAGAAGAACCTTGCTGAATCAAAACAAGACCAAAAATCAG ATAATGCAGATGGAGCAAGAGTGCAAGTTGAAGGAGCAGACATTCAACGCACAAATACTGATGCTGGAGGAGAGAAGCCGTAATTTACAGGCTGAGAGGATGCATCTCCTCGCAGCCCAGCAAAGAAGTATTCAACGCTCAAAGGATGAGGCAACAAACATTACAAAGGCCTTTGAAGCCAGAATTCAACATCTCAC GACACAGATGAATGAACACAAACTGCGATTACGTGAGCTAGAACTACAGCTCAGAAATAACCAAGACactcaatga